In the Staphylococcus condimenti genome, one interval contains:
- the treC gene encoding alpha,alpha-phosphotrehalase → MQQNDWRKSVVYQIYPKSFNDTTGNGTGDLNGIIEKMDYLEYLGVDYLWLTPVYQSPMNDNGYDISDYLSINEDFGTKEELKQLLDEAHKHNLKVMMDIVINHTSTEHEWFRAAISSKDNPYRDYYFFRKSAKEGAPPTNWESKFGGNAWKYDEESDEYYLHLFDVTQADLNWENPKVREALYDMINYWIDFGIDGFRFDVINLISKGEFRDSDKIGKEFYTDGPRVHEFIHEMNRNTFGNKNLMTVGEMSSTTIDNCIKYTNPEREELSSVFNFHHLKVDYADGEKWTYADFDFIELKRILMEWQIGIHDGNGWNAIFWCNHDQPRVVSRFGDDSTEELRQKSAKMLAVALHLLQGTPYIYQGEEIGMTNPHFTSINQYRDVESLNAYDNLKAQGYADKEIMQILDQKSRDNSRTPMQWTSGENAGFTSGTPWIDIPSNYQHINVEDEVENEHSILQTYRELIRLRHEHDIVTYGDILPLYMDNPNLMIYQRSYEDKKWLIIANFSKEAVMLPEDLDTDGEVILERGTINNGEIEGYGAIVIEQ, encoded by the coding sequence ATGCAACAAAATGATTGGAGAAAATCAGTAGTTTATCAAATCTATCCGAAATCATTTAACGATACAACAGGTAACGGAACAGGGGATTTAAATGGAATTATTGAAAAAATGGATTACCTTGAATACTTAGGTGTAGACTATCTTTGGTTAACACCTGTATATCAATCTCCGATGAATGATAATGGATATGATATCAGTGATTATTTGAGTATTAATGAAGATTTCGGTACGAAAGAAGAATTGAAGCAACTTTTAGATGAAGCACACAAGCATAATTTGAAAGTAATGATGGATATTGTTATCAATCATACATCAACAGAACATGAGTGGTTTAGAGCAGCTATTTCTTCAAAAGATAACCCTTATCGTGATTATTACTTTTTCCGTAAATCTGCAAAAGAAGGTGCACCACCAACAAATTGGGAATCAAAATTCGGAGGTAATGCTTGGAAGTATGATGAAGAAAGCGATGAATACTATTTACATCTTTTTGATGTAACGCAAGCAGATTTAAATTGGGAAAACCCTAAAGTCAGAGAAGCGCTCTATGACATGATTAATTACTGGATTGATTTTGGTATTGATGGCTTTCGTTTTGATGTGATTAATCTTATTTCAAAAGGAGAATTCCGTGATTCTGATAAAATCGGCAAAGAATTTTACACAGACGGACCACGTGTCCATGAGTTTATTCATGAAATGAACCGCAATACTTTCGGCAATAAAAATTTAATGACTGTCGGTGAAATGTCTTCTACAACGATTGATAATTGTATCAAATATACAAATCCAGAACGTGAAGAATTGAGCAGTGTTTTCAATTTCCATCATTTAAAAGTTGATTATGCAGATGGTGAAAAATGGACATATGCAGATTTTGATTTTATTGAATTAAAACGTATATTGATGGAATGGCAGATTGGTATTCATGATGGTAATGGTTGGAATGCAATTTTCTGGTGTAATCATGATCAACCTCGCGTTGTTTCTCGTTTTGGAGATGATTCAACAGAAGAACTACGTCAAAAGAGTGCAAAAATGTTAGCAGTCGCTTTACACTTACTGCAAGGCACTCCTTATATTTATCAAGGTGAAGAAATCGGTATGACTAATCCGCATTTTACAAGCATCAATCAATATCGAGATGTAGAATCATTGAATGCTTATGATAATTTGAAAGCACAAGGTTATGCGGATAAAGAAATTATGCAGATTTTAGACCAGAAATCTCGTGATAACTCACGTACACCTATGCAGTGGACATCAGGTGAGAATGCTGGATTTACAAGCGGCACACCTTGGATTGATATCCCGAGTAATTATCAACATATCAATGTAGAAGATGAAGTTGAGAATGAACATTCAATTTTACAAACTTATCGTGAACTAATTCGATTGCGTCATGAACATGACATTGTTACGTACGGAGATATTTTGCCGCTATATATGGATAATCCTAATTTAATGATTTACCAACGCAGTTATGAAGATAAAAAATGGCTAATCATTGCTAACTTCAGTAAAGAAGCGGTAATGCTACCAGAGGATTTAGATACAGATGGCGAAGTCATTCTAGAACGTGGTACTATCAATAATGGAGAAATCGAGGGCTATGGTGCCATCGTCATCGAACAGTAA
- a CDS encoding VOC family protein, with amino-acid sequence MEIKVASIFVDNQDQALKFYTEILGFQKKADEPAGEYRWLTVVSSENPGGAELLLEPNNHPVAKAYQEGLKEEGIPCTMFDVEDVQSEYQKLKEQGVGFTMAPMDYGSGVKFAIFDDTCGNLVQIIERKKLEK; translated from the coding sequence ATGGAAATTAAAGTAGCAAGTATCTTTGTAGACAATCAAGATCAAGCATTAAAATTTTATACTGAAATACTAGGTTTTCAAAAGAAAGCAGATGAACCTGCAGGCGAATATAGATGGTTAACGGTTGTTTCCTCAGAAAATCCAGGTGGAGCTGAATTATTATTGGAACCCAATAATCACCCAGTAGCTAAAGCATATCAAGAAGGTTTAAAAGAAGAGGGTATTCCATGTACAATGTTTGATGTAGAAGACGTGCAATCTGAGTACCAAAAATTGAAAGAACAAGGTGTAGGTTTTACAATGGCGCCTATGGATTACGGAAGCGGTGTGAAATTCGCAATTTTTGATGATACTTGCGGCAACCTTGTCCAAATTATTGAACGAAAAAAATTAGAGAAATAA
- the treP gene encoding PTS system trehalose-specific EIIBC component, with product MAVKDKDVKQIVEAIGGAENVETATHCVTRLRLVLKDDDKVNKDKLNDNPLVKGQFKADNQYQIVIGPGTVDEVYKKFMADIGKEGASKDDVKAAAAKKGNPLQRLVKLLGDIFIPILPAIVTAGLLMGIYNLLTMKDLFGPKPLTEQFPQIHDFADIVNVIATTAFIFLPALIGWSSMRVFGGNPVLGLVLGLVLMHPQLVSQYDLNQGSKIPVWHIFGLDVKQLNYQGQVLPVLLASYVLAQIEKGLNKVVHDSIKMLVVGPIALLVTGFLAFLVIGPIALWIGTGITDVVTFLFNRAGWLGGAIYGLFYAPLVITGLHHMFLAVDFQLMGSSLKGTYLWPILAISNICQGSAAFGAWYVYKRRKMAKEEGLALTSGISGLLGVTEPAMFGVNIPLKYPFVAAILTSCVLGSVIGASKVLGNVGVGGVPAIISIQKEYWIVYGICTIIAIIVPAVLTVIFSNFAKNKAKEMVD from the coding sequence ATGGCTGTTAAAGATAAAGACGTTAAACAGATTGTGGAGGCAATCGGTGGCGCGGAAAACGTAGAAACGGCAACGCACTGTGTGACGCGATTACGCTTAGTATTAAAAGATGACGATAAAGTAAATAAGGATAAATTAAATGATAACCCGCTTGTTAAAGGACAATTTAAAGCGGATAATCAATATCAAATTGTTATCGGCCCTGGGACAGTCGATGAAGTTTACAAAAAATTTATGGCTGATATTGGTAAAGAAGGCGCTTCAAAAGACGATGTAAAAGCAGCGGCAGCAAAGAAAGGCAATCCACTCCAACGTTTAGTTAAATTACTTGGAGACATATTCATTCCTATCTTGCCAGCCATCGTAACAGCCGGTCTGTTAATGGGGATATACAACTTATTAACTATGAAAGATTTATTCGGACCGAAACCCTTAACCGAACAATTTCCGCAGATACATGATTTTGCAGATATTGTGAATGTTATTGCGACAACGGCATTCATCTTCTTGCCAGCTTTGATTGGTTGGAGCAGTATGCGCGTATTCGGAGGGAACCCGGTACTTGGTTTAGTATTAGGGCTTGTATTGATGCATCCGCAACTTGTTTCGCAATATGATTTGAACCAAGGATCAAAAATTCCAGTTTGGCACATTTTCGGTTTAGACGTTAAACAATTGAACTATCAAGGACAAGTTTTACCTGTATTATTAGCATCATATGTACTTGCCCAGATTGAGAAGGGCCTAAATAAAGTAGTTCATGACTCAATCAAAATGCTGGTTGTAGGACCGATTGCTTTATTAGTAACAGGTTTCTTAGCGTTCTTAGTCATCGGACCGATTGCATTATGGATCGGAACAGGCATTACTGATGTTGTAACATTCTTATTCAACCGTGCAGGCTGGTTAGGCGGTGCTATTTATGGATTATTCTACGCACCACTTGTAATCACTGGTTTGCATCACATGTTCTTAGCAGTAGACTTCCAATTAATGGGAAGCAGCTTAAAAGGAACATACTTATGGCCAATCCTAGCAATTTCAAATATTTGCCAAGGTTCAGCAGCATTTGGTGCATGGTATGTATATAAACGTCGTAAAATGGCAAAAGAAGAAGGTTTAGCATTAACTTCAGGTATTTCAGGCTTACTTGGTGTAACTGAACCTGCTATGTTCGGGGTAAATATCCCATTGAAATATCCATTTGTTGCAGCGATTCTTACATCATGTGTTTTAGGAAGTGTAATCGGTGCAAGTAAAGTACTAGGAAATGTAGGCGTTGGTGGTGTGCCGGCCATCATTTCCATTCAGAAAGAATATTGGATTGTATATGGAATTTGTACAATCATTGCGATTATTGTACCGGCTGTCTTAACAGTTATCTTTTCTAACTTCGCAAAAAACAAAGCGAAAGAAATGGTTGATTAA
- the treR gene encoding trehalose operon repressor: MIVKPKKFTKIYDDLKASILNEEIVYGEQLPSENDLVATYEASRETVRRALNLLVSEGMIQKIRGKGSIVIYQGVTEFPFSRLTSFKEVQERLGVKLETEVKLLEKENAGSVPKVKEALNLKKEDKLWHLIRYRKADGRVKIIDEDYLVEAVVPNLTEDIVSDSLYDYIEQELGLDISYSRKAITFEPFTDQEYAAFGTINPPYTATVRGVVHLRDMTKFQYNVAKHIATDFRFIDFSRR; encoded by the coding sequence ATGATAGTAAAACCTAAAAAGTTCACTAAAATATATGATGATTTAAAAGCGAGTATTTTAAATGAAGAAATTGTATATGGGGAGCAGCTGCCGTCTGAAAATGATCTGGTAGCGACTTATGAAGCTTCACGTGAAACAGTACGCCGTGCGCTCAATCTGCTTGTCAGCGAAGGTATGATACAGAAAATAAGAGGAAAAGGCTCTATTGTGATTTATCAAGGTGTAACAGAATTTCCATTTTCAAGATTGACAAGTTTTAAAGAAGTGCAAGAAAGATTAGGAGTTAAACTGGAAACAGAAGTGAAACTTTTAGAAAAAGAAAATGCTGGATCAGTTCCTAAAGTAAAAGAAGCATTAAATCTGAAGAAAGAAGATAAGTTATGGCATTTAATACGTTATCGTAAAGCGGATGGACGCGTAAAAATCATTGATGAAGATTATTTGGTAGAAGCCGTTGTTCCGAATTTAACCGAGGATATCGTGTCTGATTCTTTATATGATTATATTGAACAAGAATTAGGTTTAGATATCAGTTACTCGCGTAAAGCCATCACTTTTGAACCATTTACGGATCAAGAGTATGCAGCTTTCGGGACTATTAACCCACCTTATACCGCTACTGTTCGAGGTGTTGTACATTTAAGAGATATGACAAAGTTTCAATATAATGTCGCAAAGCATATTGCGACAGATTTCAGGTTTATAGATTTTTCAAGAAGATAA
- a CDS encoding autorepressor SdpR family transcription factor, translating into MKDIFKALSDSTRRSILEMLKEQKLTASEIAEHFDMSQASVSQHLKILRLNDLIYSERKGKYLYYHLNLSVFEEVIKWVVQFKQD; encoded by the coding sequence ATGAAAGATATCTTCAAAGCACTGTCAGATTCGACTAGGAGATCTATTTTAGAGATGTTGAAGGAACAGAAATTAACAGCTAGCGAAATTGCTGAACATTTCGATATGAGTCAAGCGAGTGTTTCTCAGCATCTTAAAATACTTAGATTGAATGATTTAATTTACTCGGAGCGAAAAGGAAAATATTTGTATTATCACTTGAATTTATCTGTTTTTGAAGAAGTGATTAAATGGGTTGTTCAGTTTAAACAAGATTAG